A region from the Aliarcobacter thereius LMG 24486 genome encodes:
- the cas2 gene encoding CRISPR-associated endonuclease Cas2, whose translation MKKQKKEEISRYRKMVLFAMFDMPTDTKGDIKKYTKFRKKLLEMGFIMFQFSIYVRFCNSLETAQKYERKIKEIAPTKGSIRVLKVTEAQYKNMIIIENYRKKPEKKVEKQTQTVLIF comes from the coding sequence ATGAAAAAGCAAAAAAAAGAAGAGATAAGTAGGTATAGAAAAATGGTACTCTTTGCAATGTTTGATATGCCAACAGATACAAAAGGTGATATTAAAAAATATACAAAATTTAGAAAAAAACTTCTAGAGATGGGGTTTATAATGTTTCAATTCTCTATTTATGTGAGATTTTGTAACAGTTTAGAAACAGCACAAAAATATGAGAGAAAAATCAAAGAAATTGCACCAACAAAAGGTTCAATAAGAGTATTAAAAGTAACAGAAGCACAATATAAAAATATGATTATTATAGAAAATTATCGCAAAAAACCTGAAAAAAAAGTAGAAAAACAGACTCAAACAGTGCTTATTTTTTAG
- the cas1 gene encoding type II CRISPR-associated endonuclease Cas1 has translation MSFQKLYIKNKAYLSYTNNLIKIKTEDSENTACLDDIDTILVENYHTTITTALLAQLSKSDISVIFCDEKFMPSSILLGINKNSRTTKIQKAQVLLSKPKLNQIWQKIVYSKVENQSKVLKIFSIKENYLDSLLPRVKSNDKEHIEAVAAAYYFKELFDSDFSRNSLLDGRNSALNFGYTVFRSSICRYLIAYGLNPAFGIHHSSELNAFNLADDLIEPFRPIIDLFVKRKINKDTELTSAIKVELLKLLDEIVIYDNQRVQISYCMKQIVANYQSICLGKVEDLKLFRL, from the coding sequence ATGTCTTTTCAAAAACTCTATATAAAAAATAAAGCCTACTTAAGCTACACAAACAATTTAATCAAAATAAAAACAGAAGATAGTGAAAATACAGCTTGTCTAGATGATATAGATACCATTTTAGTAGAAAATTATCATACAACTATTACAACAGCCCTTTTAGCTCAGCTTTCAAAATCAGATATTAGTGTGATATTTTGTGATGAAAAATTTATGCCTAGTTCAATTTTATTAGGAATAAATAAAAATAGCCGAACAACAAAAATACAAAAAGCACAAGTTCTTTTAAGTAAACCAAAACTAAATCAAATTTGGCAAAAGATAGTTTACTCAAAAGTAGAAAACCAATCAAAAGTTTTAAAAATATTTAGTATAAAAGAGAATTATCTTGATAGTTTACTTCCAAGAGTAAAATCAAATGATAAAGAGCATATAGAAGCAGTAGCAGCTGCATACTATTTTAAAGAACTTTTTGATAGTGATTTTTCAAGAAATAGTTTATTAGATGGAAGAAATTCAGCTTTAAATTTTGGATATACAGTTTTTAGAAGTTCTATTTGCAGGTATTTAATAGCCTATGGATTAAATCCAGCTTTTGGAATACATCATAGTAGTGAACTAAATGCTTTTAATCTTGCAGATGATTTAATAGAACCATTTAGACCAATAATAGACCTTTTTGTAAAAAGAAAGATAAACAAAGATACAGAACTAACAAGTGCTATAAAAGTTGAACTTTTAAAACTTTTAGATGAGATAGTAATATATGATAATCAACGAGTTCAAATATCATATTGCATGAAACAAATAGTTGCAAACTATCAAAGTATATGTTTGGGTAAAGTTGAAGATTTAAAGCTTTTTAGATTATGA
- the cas9 gene encoding type II CRISPR RNA-guided endonuclease Cas9 (Cas9, originally named Csn1, is the large, multifunctional signature protein of type II CRISPR/Cas systems. It is well known even to general audiences because its RNA-guided endonuclease activity has made it a popular tool for custom editing of eukaryotic genomes.) gives MEKVLGLDLGTNSIGFALNEIEEKDGIVIFNELSSNSIIFSEYMNAEDRRNFRSGRRRNERTSRRKENTRKLLVSFNLATKEIIKNPIEYFNNLTKLCKEPYTIREEAVKGKKLTKEEFTFSLYTIVSRRGYTNLFATQDDDKEAKESEKINSAIQNNKNIYKNSNFVLPSKVLTAKKENLEKDGFINVAIRNKKDNYNNSLDRKLWQEELEKLCDSQKNNKELFKDLETFEKFKDKLLNGVNENSLGVFEQRDLKSVEDMVGYCSFYNLYHENKQKRVVNAHIKAIEFILRQRIENSILGNLIINKETGEFVSLLKEDIETTIKFWLETPNVQKITTKNIFKNAGLKDLEIKTSDKQDDTVQDITTYKAILEIISYEMIVKNEDFYSKLLEVLHYYVSKEQIITEIIKIDKEKILTNEQIEKIANINKNSSSYISFSLKFINEILEKMIKGISYQDSLTELGYFKKYTNIKAYDYLPPLNPNNEDIKFLKNKIPNFNPQELFYQPLVSPNVKRVISILRRLINELIKRYGKIDKIVIETARELNSKKDEEKIKKSQEQSNKDKKEAEKLLESMNKEISSKNILRARLLKEQKSRCLYSGENLTLEDALDENITEIEHFIPRSKIWIDSYKNKILVLKKFNQNKSNQNPVLFLKSIGEWENFQGRVNEYIISKDKKNWLIDESNIEKIYNDEKLEDRFLNDTRSATKIVANYLEHYLFPKQNEHGKGESNDKVIRVTGKAISELKKLWGIHEAQPTNEDGKKDRQTNYHHTIDAIVISLLNNSSKKALNDFFKQKENHFKTKAILEKLKTRFPISKDGKSLFEFVKDKVEKYEKNELYICPFMKKRENIRGFKDGNIKLIWDEELNNFAQIDKIDINKNLLLNNFGKDLKDDEVKKIFETIKNRLEFPKQNNIKKALEDYEKRLLETRARINVIKDEIKQEENKLPRDKKAIDMQESLAIKEKIETLKINQKELLKEMETPCYFLTKDAKKQIVRSLKLKTNSVTKADSIIITDKKQNNRVQRLDKEVYESLKESKTPFVAKLNDNTLSVDLYNTEKGQVIGLNYFSSIKSNILPKINEKKVSLIKNFEDKITISKNDILEVSDLKNRTKEYFVFNGGGDVTATNHTVVLEFINLKSVTKVNKKGKEEKISTKKVTINETTIVKLVKINFFGEISYEEFKKN, from the coding sequence ATGGAAAAAGTTTTAGGTTTGGATTTAGGAACAAATAGCATAGGTTTTGCATTAAACGAAATAGAAGAAAAGGATGGAATTGTAATTTTTAATGAACTATCTTCAAATAGTATAATTTTTAGTGAGTATATGAATGCTGAAGATAGAAGAAATTTTAGAAGTGGTAGAAGAAGAAACGAAAGAACGAGTAGAAGAAAAGAGAACACTAGAAAGCTGTTAGTAAGTTTTAATTTAGCTACAAAAGAAATAATAAAGAATCCTATAGAGTATTTTAATAATCTTACTAAACTTTGTAAAGAACCATATACTATAAGAGAAGAAGCCGTAAAAGGTAAAAAATTAACAAAAGAAGAATTTACTTTTTCTCTTTATACAATAGTTTCAAGAAGAGGATACACAAATCTTTTTGCTACACAAGATGATGATAAAGAAGCAAAAGAGAGCGAAAAGATAAATAGTGCAATACAAAACAATAAAAATATTTATAAAAATAGTAACTTTGTTTTACCATCAAAAGTTTTAACAGCAAAAAAAGAGAATTTAGAAAAAGATGGTTTTATAAATGTTGCTATAAGAAATAAAAAAGACAATTACAATAACTCATTAGATAGAAAACTTTGGCAAGAAGAGTTAGAAAAACTTTGTGATAGTCAAAAAAACAACAAAGAGTTATTTAAAGATTTAGAAACTTTTGAAAAGTTTAAAGATAAGCTTCTAAATGGTGTAAATGAAAATTCTTTAGGAGTATTTGAGCAAAGAGATTTAAAAAGTGTTGAGGATATGGTTGGTTATTGTAGTTTTTATAATTTATATCACGAGAATAAACAAAAAAGAGTTGTAAATGCACATATAAAAGCTATTGAATTTATTTTAAGACAAAGAATCGAAAACTCTATTTTAGGAAATTTGATAATAAATAAAGAAACAGGTGAATTTGTTTCTCTTTTAAAAGAAGATATTGAAACTACTATAAAATTTTGGCTAGAAACTCCAAATGTTCAAAAAATTACTACAAAAAATATATTTAAAAATGCAGGACTTAAAGATTTAGAGATAAAAACTTCAGATAAACAAGATGATACAGTTCAGGATATAACAACATATAAAGCTATTTTAGAAATAATTAGCTATGAAATGATTGTAAAAAATGAAGATTTTTATTCAAAATTACTTGAAGTTTTACACTACTATGTAAGTAAAGAACAAATTATAACAGAGATTATAAAAATAGATAAAGAAAAAATATTAACAAATGAACAAATAGAAAAAATTGCAAACATAAACAAGAATTCTAGTTCTTATATCTCTTTTTCATTAAAGTTTATAAATGAAATTTTAGAAAAGATGATAAAAGGTATTAGCTATCAAGATAGTCTCACAGAACTTGGATATTTTAAAAAATATACAAATATTAAAGCTTATGATTATCTTCCACCATTAAATCCAAATAATGAAGATATTAAATTTCTCAAAAATAAAATTCCAAATTTTAATCCTCAAGAGCTATTTTATCAACCACTTGTTAGTCCTAATGTAAAAAGAGTAATATCTATTTTAAGAAGATTAATAAATGAATTAATAAAAAGATATGGAAAAATAGATAAGATTGTTATTGAAACAGCAAGAGAGTTAAACTCAAAAAAAGATGAAGAAAAAATTAAAAAATCACAAGAACAGAGCAATAAAGATAAAAAAGAAGCAGAAAAATTACTTGAAAGTATGAATAAAGAGATTAGTTCAAAAAATATTTTAAGAGCAAGACTTTTAAAAGAACAAAAATCAAGATGTCTTTATAGTGGAGAAAATTTAACTTTAGAAGATGCCTTGGATGAAAATATTACAGAAATAGAGCATTTTATTCCAAGAAGTAAAATTTGGATAGATAGCTATAAAAATAAGATTTTAGTTCTAAAAAAATTTAATCAAAACAAATCAAATCAAAATCCAGTTTTATTCTTAAAATCTATTGGAGAGTGGGAAAATTTTCAAGGTCGTGTAAATGAATACATAATAAGCAAAGACAAAAAAAATTGGTTGATTGATGAATCGAATATTGAAAAAATTTATAATGATGAAAAATTAGAAGATAGATTTTTAAATGATACTAGAAGTGCTACTAAAATTGTTGCAAATTATCTTGAACACTATTTATTTCCAAAACAAAATGAACATGGAAAGGGTGAATCAAATGATAAAGTAATAAGAGTTACAGGAAAAGCAATAAGTGAACTAAAAAAACTTTGGGGAATACACGAAGCACAGCCTACAAATGAAGATGGTAAAAAAGATAGACAAACAAACTATCATCATACAATAGATGCTATTGTAATATCACTTTTAAACAACTCTTCAAAAAAAGCTTTAAATGATTTTTTCAAACAAAAAGAGAATCATTTTAAAACAAAAGCTATTTTAGAAAAATTAAAAACAAGATTCCCTATTTCAAAAGATGGTAAATCTTTATTTGAATTTGTAAAAGATAAAGTTGAAAAATATGAAAAAAATGAATTATATATTTGTCCTTTTATGAAAAAAAGAGAAAATATAAGAGGGTTCAAAGATGGAAATATTAAACTTATTTGGGATGAAGAATTAAATAACTTTGCTCAAATAGATAAAATAGATATAAATAAAAATTTATTACTAAATAATTTTGGAAAAGATTTAAAAGATGATGAAGTAAAAAAAATATTTGAAACTATAAAAAATAGACTAGAATTTCCAAAACAAAATAATATAAAAAAAGCTTTAGAAGATTATGAAAAAAGATTATTGGAAACAAGAGCTAGAATAAATGTAATAAAAGATGAGATAAAACAAGAGGAAAATAAGCTTCCGAGAGATAAAAAAGCTATTGATATGCAAGAGAGTTTAGCAATAAAAGAAAAAATAGAAACTCTTAAAATAAATCAAAAAGAACTTTTAAAAGAGATGGAAACGCCTTGTTATTTTTTAACAAAAGATGCCAAAAAACAAATAGTAAGAAGTCTAAAATTAAAAACAAACTCTGTAACAAAAGCTGATAGTATAATAATAACAGATAAAAAACAAAATAATAGAGTACAAAGGCTTGATAAAGAAGTTTATGAAAGTTTAAAAGAGAGTAAAACTCCATTTGTAGCAAAACTAAATGACAATACTCTAAGTGTAGATTTATACAACACAGAAAAAGGGCAAGTAATTGGACTAAACTATTTTTCATCTATTAAAAGCAATATATTGCCAAAAATAAATGAAAAAAAAGTATCACTTATAAAAAACTTTGAAGATAAAATTACTATTTCAAAAAATGATATTTTAGAGGTAAGTGATTTAAAAAATCGTACAAAAGAGTATTTTGTTTTTAATGGTGGTGGAGATGTTACTGCAACAAATCATACAGTAGTTTTAGAATTTATAAATTTAAAGTCTGTAACAAAAGTTAATAAAAAAGGAAAAGAAGAAAAAATTTCTACAAAAAAGGTTACAATAAATGAAACTACTATTGTAAAACTAGTAAAAATAAATTTCTTTGGGGAGATTTCTTATGAAGAGTTTAAGAAAAACTAA